The genome window CAGGCCGTGACCGACGCCGTGGCGTCGGCGGCCGGCATCGGGCGCCCCGAGGCGGAGGATGCCAAGCGCGCCCTCGGCATCGGCTACAACGGCAGCGGTGACGCTACTGTCGCCGCCCAGGCGGTCAACGAGTCGGCGCAGAAGCTGCTCGACGCGGTCCGAGGGACGATCGGCTTCTACTCCAACAGCAACCGGCAGGCACCCGTCGAGGCGGTCCTGCTCACGGGCGGCGGAGCGGATCTGCCCGGCTTCGGCCAGTACCTGGCCACCCTCGTACGCCTTCCGGTCCAGGGCGCCGACGTGCTCGCCGGCGTGCGCGTCCGTAAGGGCAGCCTTCCCACGGCCCGCGGCGGCGGCGCTTCCGTGGCCGCCCTCCCGATCGGTCTCGCCTACGGAGTCGCCGCATGAACGCCGCCCTCGCCCCGACCGCGCCGACCGGCGTCGACGGCTCCACCGCCGTCAGGGTGCGCGTCCCGCAGGTCAACCTCCTTCCCTCGAGCGTGTCCGACGCGCGCGGTCTGCGGACGGTCAAGCGCTGGGCGCTGCTCGGGGTTGCGGCGACGGTGCTCCTCGTGGCGCTCGTCTACGTGGCCTCGGCGCTCCAGCTCGCGGAGGCGCAGGGTGACCTCACCGCGGCGCAGGCCCGCACCACGCAGCTCCAGGGACAGATGGCCGAGTACTCCGAGGTGCCGCTCGTGCTCGGCGAGCTCGGACAAGCTGAGCAAGCGCGGTCACTGGCGACCTCGACCGAGGTGCTGTGGCGGCCGTACCTCGACTCCGTGCGCGCTGCACTGCCCGCCGACGCCGCGCTGCGCACGCTCCAGGTCACGGGTGCGACCCCCACCGTCAGCGCACTCACCCCGGCCGACCCCCTGCAGCCGCAGGCTTACGGCCAGATCGCCTTCACCGCCGCGTCGACCACCATCCCGGACTCCGCGGCGTGGGTCGACGCCCTGCGAGCGATCCCCGGGTTCGTCGACCCACGCATCCAGTCCGTGGTCGCCGAGGCGACGGAGACCACCAGTGGTTTCCTCGTGACCGGCACGGTGCAGTACGACGCGAACGCCCTCTCCGGGCGGTTCCAGGAGTCCGAGGGGAACGAGTGATGGCCGCCAAGCGATCAGGTGCATGGATCGGTGGTGCGGCGTTCCTCGCCGTGCTGATGATGGCGGGCGGGTGGCTCCTCCTCGTGGCGCCCGCACGCGCGGACGCCACGGACGTGCGCGCCCAGACGGTCGCCGCCGTGCAGCAGAACGACCTGCTGGAGCTCCAGCTGGCGTCGTTGCGGGTCGACGCGGCCAAGCTCGACGAGTACAAGGCCCAGCTCGAGAGCGTGCGTCGACAGGTACCCCGGACGCTGCTCGACACCGACCTCACCCGCGAGATCGACGCCATCGCTGCCGCCAACGGGGTGACGATCGAGGACTTCGCCCTGACGACACCGATGACGGTCGTCGCGGTCGCCCCGGTGCCCGGGACGGAGCCCGTGGCGCCCGCCGTACCCGCCGACGACGCACCGGCCGACGGTGAGGCACCGGCCGAGGGCGACGCACTGCCCGTCCCTCCGGCGCCGACGGGGCCGACGGCACCCAACGGCATGGTCGGGGTCGACCTGAGCCTCACGGTCGTCGGGACACCTGACGAGGTCAGCGCCTTCATAGCCGCGCTGCAGGAGGGCATCACCCGACTGGTCGGCGTCTCGGGGCTCGAGGTCATGGTGCTCGAGGACCAGGGTGCCCAGGGCGGACAGGCAGCGGTCACTGCCGGGGACTGGCAGGCCACCGTCCGCGCGACCGCCTACGTCCTGGCGCCCGAGGCCACCCCACCCGCCGCAGCGGCGGTCGCGCCGGCGGTCGCGCCCGCCGAGGTGAACAGCTGACCGAGCACTCCGCACGGTGCCCGGGCTCGACATGAGCCCGGGCACCGGCGTACGTCGCTCCGAACGCGGTCGACCACCGACCCGCGACGGGGAGGGCGCGGCGACCAGCGCCGGCACCTGAACGGTGCGGCGCGCCCGGCACAGCGGGTGCCCGCGCTGACGACGACGCAACGTCGGTCCAGGGAGCGGGCACGCGGAGGTGGCACGCTCCACGCGTGAAAGGATCGCCCCCATGCTCCGATGGCTAACCTCCGGCGAGTCGCACGGTCCCGCGCTCGTCGGCATCCTCGACGGTCTGCCCGCCGGTGTGCAGGTGCAGACCTCCGACGTCCAGGCCGCGCTCGCGCGGCGTCGTCTCGGGTACGGGCGCGGTGCGCGCATGAAGTTCGAGCAGGACGAGGTTCGCCTGCTCAGCGGTGTGCGCCACGGCCTGACGCAGGGTGGTCCGCTCGCGATCGAGGTCGCCAACACCGAGTGGCCCAAGTGGGCCGACGTGATGTCGGCCGACCCGGTGCCCCCCGAGGCGCTGACGGTCGACGCCGGTATCGGGGACGTCAAGGAGATCGCGCGCAACCGGCCGCTGACCCGGCCCCGCCCGGGTCACGCCGACCTCGTCGGCATGCGCAAGTACGGCTTCGACGACGCCCGCCCGGTGCTCGAGCGGGCCTCGGCCCGCGAGACGGCGACGCGCGTCGCGCTCGGCACGGTCGCGGCGGCGTTCCTCGAGCAGGTCGCCGGCGTGCGGCTCGTGTCGCACGTCGTCGCGATCGGGCCGGTCGCGGTGCCGGACGACGCACCGGAACCGACGCCCGACGACGTCGCGGCCCTGGACGCCGACCCCGTGCGCTGCTTCGACGCCGCCACGAGCGCGGCGATGGTCGCCGAGATCGACCAGTGCCACAAGGACGGCGACACGCTCGGGGGTGTCGTCGAGGTCCTCGTGCACGGCCTGCCGTCGGGCGTCGGCACGTACGTGCAGGCGGACGGCCGCCTCGACGCGCGGCTCGCGGGTGCCCTCATGGGCATCCAGGCCATCAAGGGCGTCGAGGTCGGCGACGGGTTCCGCACCGCGACCCGCCGCGGGTCGCAGGCGCACGACGAGATCGAGCGCGACGCGTCGGGGCGCATCGTGCGGCGCACCAACCGCGCCGGTGGCATCGAGGGCGGCATGTCCAACGGCGAGGTCGTGCGCGTGCGTGCCGCGATGAAGCCGATCTCGACGGTCCCGCGGGCCCTCGCCACGGTCGACACGGCCACGGGGGAGCCGGTCACGGCCCACCACCAGCGCTCGGACGTGTGCGCCGTGCCCCCGGCAGCCGTGGTCGCCGAGGCCATGGTCGCGCTCGTCGTCGCGCAGACGCTCCTGGAGAAGACCGGCGGCGACAGCGTCGCCGAGGTCCGGCGCAACCTCGAGGCGTACCTCACGTCCATCCCCGAGCTGCTGGCCTGACACCCCGACGTACCGACGACGGGCGGTCCGGGCATCCGGGCCGCCCGTCGGCGTATCTGCCCCCCGGGTCGTGCGCTCCTCCCGCATGACGGCGCTGCGCCCGCAGCCGCCGCTCAAGGGGGGACCATGACCATCACCGCACCGCAGCGTGCGGGGCACCACGCCCCGCGCACCGCCGAGGAGCTCACCGCCGCCGGCACCTCCGCGCACGGCCTGGGACGCGGGCGGCGACCCGCGCGCGGCCACGGCCACGAGGCGCGCGGCCTGCAGTACCTCCCGCTGTCGGCGCTGCACGAGGGGCGGTTCGGACGCCTGTTCCGGCTGCCGCCCTACGTGCCGTCCGACACCGAGATCGCGCGCGTCGCCGCGCTCATGACCGAGGGCAGCACCGGCGGTGACCGCACGCTCGACAACCCCGCCATCCCGGCCGGCTACACCTACCTGGGCCAGTTCGTCGACCACGACCTCACGTTCGACCCCGCGTCGAGCCTCGAGCGCCAGAACGACCCCGATGCACTGACGAGCTTCCGCAGCCCGCGCTTCGACCTCGACTCCGTCTACGGCCGCGGCCCGGCCGACGACCCGTTCCTCTACGACAGGACCAGCCAGGTCGACGGCGCCGCGAAGCTCCTGATCGGGTCGAACGGACGCGACGACGACCTGCCGCGCAACACCCAGGGCGTCGCCCTGCTCGGGGACCCGCGCAACGACGAGAACACGTTCGTCGGGCAGCTGCACCTGACGATGCTGAAGTTCCACAACGCCGTCATGGACCACGTCCTGGGCGACCCGCACCTGACCCGCGGCAGCGAGACCCCGTTCGAGACCGCGCAGCGGATCGTACGCTGGCACTACCAGTGGGTCGTCGTGCACGACTTCCTGCGCCGCACCGTCGGTGACGCCGCGCTCGCGGACCTGCTCGTGACGTCGCCCGACGGCCGGCCGCAGGCGCGGCTGCGCCACTTCACGTGGCAGCGGGCGCCGTACATCCCGGTGGAGTTCTCGGTCGCGGCGTACCGGTTCGGGCACTCCCAGGTGCGCGGGCGCTACCGGCTCAACACGGTGGTCGGCGCGCCCGACCCGGCGGACCCGCAGGCGCGCCCGGGGCTGCCGACGTTCACGCCGGACCCCGTCGACAAGGAGCCGCTCGGCCACTTCGGCGGGTTCCGTCCGCTGCCGCAGTTCTGGACGATCGAGTGGGCGCGCTTCTTCGAGCTCGACGGGGCCGGCTCCGACGGGCTCCAGCACAGCCGGAAGATCGACACGCACCTGGCCAACCCGCTCGCGGCCCTGCCGCCCGAGATCGGCGGCGCCATGCCGTCGCTCATCGCGCGCAACCTGACCCGCGGAGCGCGCCTGCTGCTGCCGTCGGGCCAGGCCATGGCGGCCCGCATGGGCGTCGAGCGGCTGTCCGAGGACGAGATCGGTCTGGACGGTGCCCCCGCGCCGCTGTGGTACTACGTGCTGCGCGAGGCCGAGGTGCAGGCCGACGGTGAGCACCTGGGGGAGCTCGGCGGCCGGGTCGTCGGCGAGGTGTTCCTCGGCCTGCTGCAGGCCGACCCGTCGTCGTACCTGCGCAACGAGCCGACGTGGACGCCGTTCCTGGGCACCGGGGACGACTTCGCCATGCCCGACCTGCTGCGCGTCGCCGGCCACGGGCTGGGACCCACCCCCGGGTGAGTCGTCGCGTCCCGTGCCGCCCGCCGTCCCGTGGACGGCACGGGACGCCTCCCACGGCGGGGCTAGGCTGCGGCCGTGCCCCGTGCAACCCCCACCTCCGGACCTCGTGTCGTTCTCGTCGGCCCGCCCGGCGCGGGCAAGTCCACCGTCGCCGCCGCGCTCGCGGAGCGCTGGCAGCTCGAGTCCCGCGACACCGACACCGACGTCGAGACCGCGGCCGGCAAGTCCGTCGCCGACGTCTTCGTCGAGGACGGCGAGCCGCACTTCCGTGCGCTCGAGCGCACCGCCGTCGCCACCGCGCTCGGCGAGCACGAGGGCGTCCTCGCGCTGGGCGGGGGAGCCGTGCTCGACCCTGCGACGCGCGCCCTGCTGCAGGCGTACCGCGACGGCGGCGGGGTCGTCGTCTTCCTCGACGTCAGCCTCGCGCACGCCGCCGGACGTGTCGGGCTCAACCAGTCGCGCCCGCTGCTCGTCGGCAGTCCTCGCGCGCAGTGGCAGTCGCTCATGGACGTCCGGCGTCCGGTCTACGAGGAGGTCGCGACCGTGCGGGTGTCGACGGACGGGCTGCGCCCCGCCGAGGTCGCCGAGGTCATCGAGACGACGCTGCGCGAGCAGCGCATCGCGGAGCCGGGCGCATGAGCGGCGAGGCCGTCGTCACGGTCGCGGGGGAGCAGCCGTACGACGTCGTCATCGGGCGCCACCTGCTGGGCCACCTGCCGGCGATGCTCGGCGACACCGTGCGCCGGGTGCTCGTCGTGCACCCGGCCGCCCTGGCCGCGTCCGCCGAGACGGTGCGCGAGGACCTCGCGTCGCACGGCTACCAGGTCTACCTCGCGCAGGTGCCGGACGCCGAGGAGCAGAAGACGGCCCAGGTCGCGGCCTTCTGCTGGGGCGTGCTCGGCCAGGCGGACTTCACGCGCTCCGACGCGGTCGTCGGGCTCGGCGGGGGTGCGACCACCGACCTCGCGGGATTCGTCGCGGCGACGTGGCTGCGCGGCGTGCGCGTCGTGCAGGTGCCCACCACCGTGCTCGGCATGGTCGACGCCGCCGTGGGCGGCAAGACCGGCATCAACACCGCCGAGGGCAAGAACCTCGTCGGCGCGTTCCACCCGCCCGCGGGCGTGCTGTGCGACCTCGCGTCGGTGGAGTCCATGTCCCGGTACGACTTCGTCGCCGGGCTCGCGGAGATCGTCAAGTGCGGGTTCATCGACGACCCGCGGATCCTCGAGCTCGTCGAGGAGAACACCGCGCTGCTGCAGGATCCCGTGGCCGCCGCCTCCTCACCCGTGCTCGCCGAGCTCGTCGAGCGGGCGGTGCGGACCAAGGCGCGTGTCGTCGGCGAGGACCTGCGCGAGGCCGGCCTGCGCGAGATCCTCAACTACGGCCACACGTTCGGCCACGCGGTCGAGCAGGTCGAGCGGTACCGGTGGCGCCACGGCGCCGCGGTGTCGGTCGGCATGGTGTTCGTCGCGGAGCTCGCCCGGCTGGCCGGACGGCTCGACGACGACGTCGTCGAGCGGCACCGCCGCGTCCTGAGCTCCCTCGGCCTCCCGACCACCTACCGCGGCGACCGCTGGGACCAGCTGCTCACCGCGATGCGCCGCGACAAGAAGACGCGCGGTGACCTGCTGCGCTTCGTCGTCCTCGACGGCCTGGCGCGCCCGTCGCGCCTCGAGGGCCCGGACCCGACCCTGCTGGCAGCCGCCTACGCCGAGATCTCGTCGACCCCGGAGCCGTCGACAGGCATCCTCCTCTGACGTGAGAGCGCCGAATCCGGGCCCGTGACGCCCGGATCCCTCACTCTCACCCATGGGCGGTGAACCGTCCACAGGGGAAGGAGCGGACGCGCCGGTCCACAGATCGCCCTCGTGGTCGGTCAGGTCGCCTCGGGGTGCAGCAGGTTCGGGTGCGTGGCTCCCACCGTCGACCGCACCTGGACCCCGCCCGCCGCAGCGGGGCGCCGCGGCGTCTTCACCCGTGCTGAGGCCGTCGCGGCGGGTCTCACCGAGGACCAGGTGCGCCACCGCATCGAGTCGGGGGCGTGGCGGCGGGTCTGCGGTGCCGGGCTCGCGCTCGCCTCGGCACCGCGCGACCCGTGGCTCGACGCGCACGCCGCCACCGTGACCTGGCCCGGTGCGACGCTCGCGCTCACCACCGCGGCGCTGCTGCACGGCATGCCGGTGCCCGACGACGGCCGCGTGCACGTGGTCGTCACCGGACCCCGCGCGCGGCGCGGCCGACTGATCCCGCACCGGCACGTCCTGGCACCTGCGGACCGGGTCGTCCTCGGTGGGGTGCACGTCACCGGACGCGTCCGCACAGCGGTCGACTGCCTCGGGTCGCTGGCCCGTGCCGACGCCGCCCGCCTGCTCGCCTGGGTCGGGACCCGCGGGATCGTCGGTGCGGACGACCTCGACGGCTGGGTGGATGCCCACCCCGGGCACCGGGGCAACGCGCAACGCACCTGGTGCGCCGACCGGCTGCGCAGCGGCGCCCTCAGCGTCGCGGAGGAACGGCTGCACGGCCTCCTGCACAGCGCGGGCGTGACGGGCTGGGTGGCGAACGCGTCGCTCCTCGACGCCCTCGGCGTCCCCGCTGTCGTGGACGTGTGGTTCGCAGACGTCCGCCTGGTCGTCGAGATCGACGGCCGTGTCGCGCACGGGCCCGACCGGTTCCAGGACGATCGGACTCGCCAGAACCTGCTCGTGGGCGCCGGGTGCACGGTGTTGCGCTACACCTGGCACGACCTGACCCGCCGGGCCGGCCACGTGCTCGCTCAGATCGTCGAGACCCGTCGCCGGCTGCGCACGCCTCGGTGAGGGAGAGGATTCCGGGAAGGATCTGCCCGTCATCCTCTCCTTCACCGTCAGGGGCGCGCGACGGACAAGTGTGGGGGCTTGTTTGGGGTGGTACAAGGTGCAAGGCTTGTCGCATGTTCGTCATGACGATCGACCAGCGCGGGAGCCGGCGCGGCACCGACCGGGTGCCCGAGCTGCTCGCCGCGCTCGCGGACGTGCCGGTCGTCCGCGGCTTCGAGCGCACGGTCGGCGACGAGGTCCAGGGCGTGCTGGACGACCCCGAGGTCGTGGTCGACACCGCACTGGTCGCGCTGCGTGACGGCGGCTGGAGCGTCGGGGTCGGCGCCGGACCCGTCGACGAGCCGCTGCCGCGCTCACCGCGCGAGGGCTCCGGAGCGGCCTTCCTGCTCGCGCGCGACGCCGTGGAGGCGGCCAAGAACCGGCAGCGGCCCGTCCCGCTGGCCGTCCGGGGCGTCGACGCGACTGCCGCCGCCGACGCCGACGCGGTGCTCGTGCTGCTCGGGTCGCTGGCGGCGCGGCGCACGGCCGCCGGGTGGGCCGCGGTCGACGCCGTCCGCGCGGCCGACGCGGGTCAGGACGTCGTGGCCCACGCGCTCGGTGTCTCCCAGCAGGCCGTCAGCCAGCGCCTGCGGACCGCGATGTGGGCCGAGGAGCTCGCCGCACGGCCCGCTGCGGCGCGTCTGTTGACGCGTGCGGCCGACTGACGCCAAGGTCGGCCCGTGCACCCTGCCCTCGTGGCCGGCATCTGGGCCGGCGCCCTGCTCCTCTCGTCCGCGGGCGGCTGGTTCGTCACCCGCCTCGTCCTGCGCCTGGCGTCCCGCTCGCGCGACGCCGGGCGCCGCCGCGGCCACGGGCCGGTGCTGCTCGAACGCCTGAGCGTCAGCGACGGTCCCGAGGGGGAGGGGGCGCAGATCGTGCTGCGCGGCGGCACCTGGATCGGGGTCCTCGAGCGGCTCGCCGTCACAGGCAGCGTGCTGGCGGGCGTGCCCGAGGGCGTGGCGGTCGTCGTGGCGGTCAAGGGCCTCGGCCGCTACCCCGAGCTCCGCGAGAACCCGGGGGCCTCCGAGCGCTTCGTCATCGGGACGCTGGCCTCGCTGCTCTGGTCGGCGGTCATCGGCCTGGCCGCCGCGCGGGTGCTGCTGCTCTGACCCGGGCGCGCGGGCGCTAGGATGGTCGACGGCCTGCGGCCGGTCCGTGCACCTCGTGCACCGGTCCGGCCGGGCACAGAGAGTCGGACGCGGTGGGCACCAGGTGCCCGCCCGGCGGCTCCGTGGCCGGCAGCCGTCCTGTGGGGCGCC of Cellulomonas dongxiuzhuiae contains these proteins:
- a CDS encoding fimbrial assembly protein encodes the protein MNAALAPTAPTGVDGSTAVRVRVPQVNLLPSSVSDARGLRTVKRWALLGVAATVLLVALVYVASALQLAEAQGDLTAAQARTTQLQGQMAEYSEVPLVLGELGQAEQARSLATSTEVLWRPYLDSVRAALPADAALRTLQVTGATPTVSALTPADPLQPQAYGQIAFTAASTTIPDSAAWVDALRAIPGFVDPRIQSVVAEATETTSGFLVTGTVQYDANALSGRFQESEGNE
- the aroC gene encoding chorismate synthase, with protein sequence MLRWLTSGESHGPALVGILDGLPAGVQVQTSDVQAALARRRLGYGRGARMKFEQDEVRLLSGVRHGLTQGGPLAIEVANTEWPKWADVMSADPVPPEALTVDAGIGDVKEIARNRPLTRPRPGHADLVGMRKYGFDDARPVLERASARETATRVALGTVAAAFLEQVAGVRLVSHVVAIGPVAVPDDAPEPTPDDVAALDADPVRCFDAATSAAMVAEIDQCHKDGDTLGGVVEVLVHGLPSGVGTYVQADGRLDARLAGALMGIQAIKGVEVGDGFRTATRRGSQAHDEIERDASGRIVRRTNRAGGIEGGMSNGEVVRVRAAMKPISTVPRALATVDTATGEPVTAHHQRSDVCAVPPAAVVAEAMVALVVAQTLLEKTGGDSVAEVRRNLEAYLTSIPELLA
- a CDS encoding peroxidase family protein, with the translated sequence MTITAPQRAGHHAPRTAEELTAAGTSAHGLGRGRRPARGHGHEARGLQYLPLSALHEGRFGRLFRLPPYVPSDTEIARVAALMTEGSTGGDRTLDNPAIPAGYTYLGQFVDHDLTFDPASSLERQNDPDALTSFRSPRFDLDSVYGRGPADDPFLYDRTSQVDGAAKLLIGSNGRDDDLPRNTQGVALLGDPRNDENTFVGQLHLTMLKFHNAVMDHVLGDPHLTRGSETPFETAQRIVRWHYQWVVVHDFLRRTVGDAALADLLVTSPDGRPQARLRHFTWQRAPYIPVEFSVAAYRFGHSQVRGRYRLNTVVGAPDPADPQARPGLPTFTPDPVDKEPLGHFGGFRPLPQFWTIEWARFFELDGAGSDGLQHSRKIDTHLANPLAALPPEIGGAMPSLIARNLTRGARLLLPSGQAMAARMGVERLSEDEIGLDGAPAPLWYYVLREAEVQADGEHLGELGGRVVGEVFLGLLQADPSSYLRNEPTWTPFLGTGDDFAMPDLLRVAGHGLGPTPG
- a CDS encoding shikimate kinase; this encodes MPRATPTSGPRVVLVGPPGAGKSTVAAALAERWQLESRDTDTDVETAAGKSVADVFVEDGEPHFRALERTAVATALGEHEGVLALGGGAVLDPATRALLQAYRDGGGVVVFLDVSLAHAAGRVGLNQSRPLLVGSPRAQWQSLMDVRRPVYEEVATVRVSTDGLRPAEVAEVIETTLREQRIAEPGA
- the aroB gene encoding 3-dehydroquinate synthase, with product MSGEAVVTVAGEQPYDVVIGRHLLGHLPAMLGDTVRRVLVVHPAALAASAETVREDLASHGYQVYLAQVPDAEEQKTAQVAAFCWGVLGQADFTRSDAVVGLGGGATTDLAGFVAATWLRGVRVVQVPTTVLGMVDAAVGGKTGINTAEGKNLVGAFHPPAGVLCDLASVESMSRYDFVAGLAEIVKCGFIDDPRILELVEENTALLQDPVAAASSPVLAELVERAVRTKARVVGEDLREAGLREILNYGHTFGHAVEQVERYRWRHGAAVSVGMVFVAELARLAGRLDDDVVERHRRVLSSLGLPTTYRGDRWDQLLTAMRRDKKTRGDLLRFVVLDGLARPSRLEGPDPTLLAAAYAEISSTPEPSTGILL
- a CDS encoding endonuclease domain-containing protein — encoded protein: MAPTVDRTWTPPAAAGRRGVFTRAEAVAAGLTEDQVRHRIESGAWRRVCGAGLALASAPRDPWLDAHAATVTWPGATLALTTAALLHGMPVPDDGRVHVVVTGPRARRGRLIPHRHVLAPADRVVLGGVHVTGRVRTAVDCLGSLARADAARLLAWVGTRGIVGADDLDGWVDAHPGHRGNAQRTWCADRLRSGALSVAEERLHGLLHSAGVTGWVANASLLDALGVPAVVDVWFADVRLVVEIDGRVAHGPDRFQDDRTRQNLLVGAGCTVLRYTWHDLTRRAGHVLAQIVETRRRLRTPR